The Phyllopteryx taeniolatus isolate TA_2022b chromosome 14, UOR_Ptae_1.2, whole genome shotgun sequence genome has a window encoding:
- the hectd3 gene encoding E3 ubiquitin-protein ligase HECTD3 isoform X1, which produces MSLGDSPHLLLGRIRFLNRCTECFRKSEPVPDSLCYVPREVCFKICKDSSSSSCVAAVSGSTGGSGKTVVSVFDSPHQSPINKKLCKYTIELKKGTCIRTTGEEYCNSQGLWVKINKEQLEEHRPGQELEEGWILVCKHTEGGDRLVPVESPETVSRQQQLFGYDHKACNRWEQVVDVENAMFLGSKPKIAEPDAAAVEKLRYIPPTWTYECDEDLVHYFYDHIGKEDENLGSLKQSVTSIDVSSCSEDPSSGVNSLTDGDTKTYWESDGMQGQHWIRLHMKRGTVVNKLILTVDSTDDNYMPKRVTVYGGEGDTLKKLSDVTIDDNLIGEICVVEDMSSHLPVIEVRIEECRDEGIDVRIRGLKIKSSCERDLGLNADVFQSSYLVRYPRLQGTPADVLYRRALIIQRFISLLDNVLPHFVPAWDYSLGTFNHIKSIKQFLLQSKRRSALVTQCLKDSETSKPNFLPCLYINRRLAMEHRDNPSLDPSCKNAVFSQVYDGLKPSDKMEKTLDYRWPARYDQWWECKFIAEGIIDQGGGFRDSLADMSEELCPSSAECLMPLPFFTRTSNQGALEARDYYVPNPSCKEFHKYEWIGQLMGAALRGKDFLVLALPGLVWKQLTGEAVSWSKDFHAVDSVLVNLLDAMDNMDRETFEFRFGEELVYTTLLSDGQMVELVPGGGNVAVRYEDRREFIRLVQKARLEESKQQIASLQAGLLKVVPQAVLDLLTWQEVEKKVCGDPEISVEALKRLTGYEDLEQDDIRVQYLWEALTNFTNEDRSRFLRFVTGRSRLPAPIYVFSDKQVFCSEGDALPQSSTCSSTLYLPNYPSAKVCEEKLRYAAYNCVAIDTDVSPWEE; this is translated from the exons atgtcactaGGGGATAGTCCTCACCTGCTGCTTGGCCGGATTCGCTTCCTGAACCGCTGCACTGAGTGTTTTCGGAAGAGCGAGCCGGTTCCAGACAGCCTGTGTTATGTGCCCCGAGAGGTGTGTTTTAAGATCTGCAAGGATTCGTCGTCCAGCTCCTGCGTCGCCGCCGTCTCCGGTTCCACGGGAGGCTCCGGCAAGACGGTGGTGTCCGTCTTTGACAGCCCGCACCAGAGTCCGATTAACAAGAAACTATGCAAGTACACCATTGAGCTCAAGAAAGGGACGTGTATCCGGACCACAGGGGAGGAGTACTGTAATAGCCAAGGCCTGTGGGTCAAGATCAATAAG gagcagctggaggagcaCCGTCCAGGGCAAGAGCTGGAGGAAGGTTGGATCCTGGTGTGCAAGCACACCGAGGGTGGCGACAGGCTGGTGCCCGTGGAGTCGCCCGAGACGGTGAGCAGACAGCAGCAGCTCTTTGGCTATGACCACAAAGCGTGCAACAGGTGGGAGCAGGTGGTGGATGTGGAGAATGCCATGTTCCTAGGATCCAAACCAAAGATAGCAGAGCCGGACGCTGCCGCGGTAGAGAAGCTGAG GTACATACCCCCGACATGGACATATGAATGCGACGAGGACCTGGTGCACTACTTCTACGACCACATCGGCAAAGAGGACGAGAACCTTGGTAGCCTGAAGCAGAGCGTGACCAGCATTGATGTTTCTTCATGTTCG GAGGATCCCAGCAGCGGCGTGAACAGCCTGACAGACGGTGACACTAAAACGTACTGGGAGAGTGACGGAATGCAAGGACAGCACTGGATACGCCTTCATATGAAGAGGGGGACTGTTGTCAA TAAGCTGATTTTGACAGTGGACTCCACCGATGACAACTACATGCCCAAGAGGGTGACCGTGTACGGAGGTGAGGGAGACACCCTGAAGAAGCTGAGTGATGTCACCATTGACGA CAATCTGATTGGGGAGATATGTGTGGTGGAAGACATGTCATCGCACTTGCCAGTTATTGAGGTCCGAATCGAGGAATGTCGGG ATGAGGGGATAGACGTGCGGATCCGAGGCTTGAAGATCAAGTCGTCGTGCGAGCGAGACCTGGGACTGAACGCCGACGTCTTCCAGTCCTCCTACTTGGTGCGCTACCCCCGTCTGCAGGGGACGCCGGCTGATGTCCTTTACCGTCGAGCGCTGATCATCCAAAG GTTCATTTCCTTACTAGACAATGTGCTCCCGCACTTTGTGCCAGCCTGGGACTACAGCCTGGGCACCTTCAACCATATCAAA AGCATAAAACAGTTCCTGCTGCAGTCCAAACGTCGCTCAGCGCTGGTCACGCAGTGCCTGAAGGACTCGGAGACCAGCAAGCCCAACTTCCTGCCATGCCTCTACATCAACAGGCGGTTGGCAATGGAGCACAGGGACAACCCCTCACTGGACCCCAGTTGCAAGAACGCCGTGTTCAGTCAG GTGTATGACGGCCTAAAGCCGTCTGACAAAATGGAGAAGACTTTGGATTATAGGTGGCCTGCTCGTTACGACCAATGGTGGGAATGCAAGTTCATCGCTGAGGGCATTATCGACCAGGGCGGTGGCTTCCGGGACAGTCTGGCCGACATGTCCGAGGAGCTGTGTCCCAGCTCGGCCGAGTGTCTGATGCCGCTGCCTTTCTTCACGCGAACATCCAACCAA GGTGCCCTGGAGGCCAGAGACTACTACGTTCCTAACCCATCCTGCAAAGAATTTCACAAGTACGAGTGGATCGGGCAGCTCATGGGCGCAGCACTTCGAGGGAAAGATTTCCTC GTTCTGGCTCTTCCCGGCCTGGTGTGGAAGCAGCTGACTGGGGAGGCTGTCAGCTGGAGCAAAGACTTCCATGCTGTTGACTCTGTTCTG GTCAACCTGCTGGACGCCATGGACAACATGGACCGTGAGACGTTTGAGTTCCGTTTTGGTGAAGAGCTGGTGTACACCACGCTGCTGAGCGACGGCCAGATGGTAGAGCTGGTCCCGGGCGGTGGCAACGTGGCCGTCCGCTACGAAGACCGGCGCGAGTTCATCCGCCTGGTGCAGAAGGCTCGGCTTGAGGAGAGCAAGCAGCAG ATAGCGTCGTTACAAGCTGGGCTGCTCAAGGTAGTCCCACAGGCGGTCCTTGATCTGCTCACCTGGCAGGAAGTGGAGAAGAAGGTTTGTGGAGACCCGGAGATCAGTGTGGAAGCTCTCAAAAGACTCA CTGGCTACGAGGACCTGGAACAAGATGATATTCGTGTGCAATACTTGTGGGAGGCGCTGACCAACTTCACCAACG aggACCGCAGCAGATTTCTGAGGTTTGTGACTGGTCGAAGTCGTCTTCCTGCCCCCATCTACGTCTTCTCTGACAAGCAAGTATTTTG CTCCGAGGGCGACGCGCTTCCGCAGTCTTCCACGTGCTCCAGCACACTCTATTTACCCAACTACCCGAG TGCCAAAGTTTGCGAGGAGAAGCTCCGCTACGCCGCCTACAACTGCGTGGCCATCGACACGGACGTGAGCCCTTGGGAAGAGTAA
- the hectd3 gene encoding E3 ubiquitin-protein ligase HECTD3 isoform X2 — protein sequence MSLGDSPHLLLGRIRFLNRCTECFRKSEPVPDSLCYVPREVCFKICKDSSSSSCVAAVSGSTGGSGKTVVSVFDSPHQSPINKKLCKYTIELKKGTCIRTTGEEYCNSQGLWVKINKEQLEEHRPGQELEEGWILVCKHTEGGDRLVPVESPETVSRQQQLFGYDHKACNRWEQVVDVENAMFLGSKPKIAEPDAAAVEKLRYIPPTWTYECDEDLVHYFYDHIGKEDENLGSLKQSVTSIDVSSCSEDPSSGVNSLTDGDTKTYWESDGMQGQHWIRLHMKRGTVVNKLILTVDSTDDNYMPKRVTVYGGEGDTLKKLSDVTIDDNLIGEICVVEDMSSHLPVIEVRIEECRDEGIDVRIRGLKIKSSCERDLGLNADVFQSSYLVRYPRLQGTPADVLYRRALIIQRFISLLDNVLPHFVPAWDYSLGTFNHIKSIKQFLLQSKRRSALVTQCLKDSETSKPNFLPCLYINRRLAMEHRDNPSLDPSCKNAVFSQVYDGLKPSDKMEKTLDYRWPARYDQWWECKFIAEGIIDQGGGFRDSLADMSEELCPSSAECLMPLPFFTRTSNQGALEARDYYVPNPSCKEFHKYEWIGQLMGAALRGKDFLVLALPGLVWKQLTGEAVSWSKDFHAVDSVLVNLLDAMDNMDRETFEFRFGEELVYTTLLSDGQMVELVPGGGNVAVRYEDRREFIRLVQKARLEESKQQIASLQAGLLKVVPQAVLDLLTWQEVEKKVCGDPEISVEALKRLTGYEDLEQDDIRVQYLWEALTNFTNEDRSRFLRFVTGRSRLPAPIYVFSDNSEGDALPQSSTCSSTLYLPNYPSAKVCEEKLRYAAYNCVAIDTDVSPWEE from the exons atgtcactaGGGGATAGTCCTCACCTGCTGCTTGGCCGGATTCGCTTCCTGAACCGCTGCACTGAGTGTTTTCGGAAGAGCGAGCCGGTTCCAGACAGCCTGTGTTATGTGCCCCGAGAGGTGTGTTTTAAGATCTGCAAGGATTCGTCGTCCAGCTCCTGCGTCGCCGCCGTCTCCGGTTCCACGGGAGGCTCCGGCAAGACGGTGGTGTCCGTCTTTGACAGCCCGCACCAGAGTCCGATTAACAAGAAACTATGCAAGTACACCATTGAGCTCAAGAAAGGGACGTGTATCCGGACCACAGGGGAGGAGTACTGTAATAGCCAAGGCCTGTGGGTCAAGATCAATAAG gagcagctggaggagcaCCGTCCAGGGCAAGAGCTGGAGGAAGGTTGGATCCTGGTGTGCAAGCACACCGAGGGTGGCGACAGGCTGGTGCCCGTGGAGTCGCCCGAGACGGTGAGCAGACAGCAGCAGCTCTTTGGCTATGACCACAAAGCGTGCAACAGGTGGGAGCAGGTGGTGGATGTGGAGAATGCCATGTTCCTAGGATCCAAACCAAAGATAGCAGAGCCGGACGCTGCCGCGGTAGAGAAGCTGAG GTACATACCCCCGACATGGACATATGAATGCGACGAGGACCTGGTGCACTACTTCTACGACCACATCGGCAAAGAGGACGAGAACCTTGGTAGCCTGAAGCAGAGCGTGACCAGCATTGATGTTTCTTCATGTTCG GAGGATCCCAGCAGCGGCGTGAACAGCCTGACAGACGGTGACACTAAAACGTACTGGGAGAGTGACGGAATGCAAGGACAGCACTGGATACGCCTTCATATGAAGAGGGGGACTGTTGTCAA TAAGCTGATTTTGACAGTGGACTCCACCGATGACAACTACATGCCCAAGAGGGTGACCGTGTACGGAGGTGAGGGAGACACCCTGAAGAAGCTGAGTGATGTCACCATTGACGA CAATCTGATTGGGGAGATATGTGTGGTGGAAGACATGTCATCGCACTTGCCAGTTATTGAGGTCCGAATCGAGGAATGTCGGG ATGAGGGGATAGACGTGCGGATCCGAGGCTTGAAGATCAAGTCGTCGTGCGAGCGAGACCTGGGACTGAACGCCGACGTCTTCCAGTCCTCCTACTTGGTGCGCTACCCCCGTCTGCAGGGGACGCCGGCTGATGTCCTTTACCGTCGAGCGCTGATCATCCAAAG GTTCATTTCCTTACTAGACAATGTGCTCCCGCACTTTGTGCCAGCCTGGGACTACAGCCTGGGCACCTTCAACCATATCAAA AGCATAAAACAGTTCCTGCTGCAGTCCAAACGTCGCTCAGCGCTGGTCACGCAGTGCCTGAAGGACTCGGAGACCAGCAAGCCCAACTTCCTGCCATGCCTCTACATCAACAGGCGGTTGGCAATGGAGCACAGGGACAACCCCTCACTGGACCCCAGTTGCAAGAACGCCGTGTTCAGTCAG GTGTATGACGGCCTAAAGCCGTCTGACAAAATGGAGAAGACTTTGGATTATAGGTGGCCTGCTCGTTACGACCAATGGTGGGAATGCAAGTTCATCGCTGAGGGCATTATCGACCAGGGCGGTGGCTTCCGGGACAGTCTGGCCGACATGTCCGAGGAGCTGTGTCCCAGCTCGGCCGAGTGTCTGATGCCGCTGCCTTTCTTCACGCGAACATCCAACCAA GGTGCCCTGGAGGCCAGAGACTACTACGTTCCTAACCCATCCTGCAAAGAATTTCACAAGTACGAGTGGATCGGGCAGCTCATGGGCGCAGCACTTCGAGGGAAAGATTTCCTC GTTCTGGCTCTTCCCGGCCTGGTGTGGAAGCAGCTGACTGGGGAGGCTGTCAGCTGGAGCAAAGACTTCCATGCTGTTGACTCTGTTCTG GTCAACCTGCTGGACGCCATGGACAACATGGACCGTGAGACGTTTGAGTTCCGTTTTGGTGAAGAGCTGGTGTACACCACGCTGCTGAGCGACGGCCAGATGGTAGAGCTGGTCCCGGGCGGTGGCAACGTGGCCGTCCGCTACGAAGACCGGCGCGAGTTCATCCGCCTGGTGCAGAAGGCTCGGCTTGAGGAGAGCAAGCAGCAG ATAGCGTCGTTACAAGCTGGGCTGCTCAAGGTAGTCCCACAGGCGGTCCTTGATCTGCTCACCTGGCAGGAAGTGGAGAAGAAGGTTTGTGGAGACCCGGAGATCAGTGTGGAAGCTCTCAAAAGACTCA CTGGCTACGAGGACCTGGAACAAGATGATATTCGTGTGCAATACTTGTGGGAGGCGCTGACCAACTTCACCAACG aggACCGCAGCAGATTTCTGAGGTTTGTGACTGGTCGAAGTCGTCTTCCTGCCCCCATCTACGTCTTCTCTGACAA CTCCGAGGGCGACGCGCTTCCGCAGTCTTCCACGTGCTCCAGCACACTCTATTTACCCAACTACCCGAG TGCCAAAGTTTGCGAGGAGAAGCTCCGCTACGCCGCCTACAACTGCGTGGCCATCGACACGGACGTGAGCCCTTGGGAAGAGTAA